From Xenopus laevis strain J_2021 chromosome 7L, Xenopus_laevis_v10.1, whole genome shotgun sequence, one genomic window encodes:
- the prkcz.L gene encoding protein kinase C zeta type isoform X4: MYPKKSDESIYRRGARRWRKLYRVNGHLFQAKRFNRKAYCGQCSERIWGLGRQGYKCINCKLLVHKRCHILVPLTCKKHMDLVMPFQDPQVDDKSDEVDPPSEEIDEISIIPPRKHENRKDGSEDLKPVIDGLDGIKISQELGLQDFELIRVIGRGSYAKVLLVRLKKNDQTYAMKVVKKELVHDDEDIDWVQTEKHVFEQASSNPFLVGLHSCFQTPSRLFLVIEYVNGGDLMFHMQRQRKLPEEHARFYAAEICIALNFLHERGIIYRDLKLDNVLLDAEGHIKLTDYGMCKEGLGPGDTTSTFCGTPNYIAPEILRGEEYGFSVDWWALGVLMFEMMAGRSPFDIITDNPDLNTEDYLFQVILEKPIRIPRFLSVKASHVLKGFLNKDPKERLGCQPQTGFSDIKSHTFFRSIDWDMLEKKQVVPPFKPQITDDYGLENFDTQFTSEPVQFTPDDEETIKRIDQSEFEGFEYINPLLLSSEETV, encoded by the exons AATCAATCTACCGTCGAGGGGCCAGAAGATGGAGGAAACTGTACCGAGTGAATGGACATCTCTTTCAAGCCAAACGCTTTAACAGA AAAGCCTACTGTGGCCAGTGCAGTGAAAGGATATGGGGTCTTGGAAggcaaggctacaagtgtatCAACTGCAAACTGCTTGTCCATAAACGCTGTCATATATTAGTCCCGCTGACCTGTAAAAAGCATATG GATTTGGTCATGCCTTTCCAGGATCCGCAAGTAGATGACAAAAGCGACGAAGTTGATCCTCCCTCTGAAGAAATTGATGAAA TTTCAATTATCCCTCCAAGAAAACATGAGAATCGTAAAGATGGATCTGAG GATCTTAAGCCGGTCATTGATGGATTGGACGGGATCAAAATCTCCCAAGAATTAGGACTTCAAGACTTCGAACTTATAAGGGTGATTGGAAGGGGAAGCTATGCCAAAGTACTTCTGGTGCGCTTAAAAAAGAACGACCAGACTTATGCTATGAAAGTAGTGAAGAAAGAGCTTGTACACGATGACGAG GACATAGATTGGGTGCAGACAGAGAAGCATGTATTTGAACAAGCATCCAGTAACCCATTTTTAGTAGGCCTTCACTCCTGCTTTCAGACGCCGAGCCG GCTGTTTTTGGTTATAGAATATGTGAATGGAGGTGACCTCATGTTTCATATGCAACGACAAAGAAAACTTCCGGAGGAGCACGCCAG gTTTTATGCTGCTGAGATCTGTATTGCTTTGAATTTCCTGCATGAAAGGGGAATCATCTACAGGGATCTAAAGTTAGACAATGTTCTTCTAGATGCTGAAGGTCATATCAAGCTAACAGATTATGGCATGTGTAAG GAGGGGCTAGGGCCAGGAGACACCACTAGTACATTCTGTGGCACTCCAAATTACATTGCTCCAGAGATACTACGGGGAGAAGAATATG GGTTCAGTGTGGATTGGTGGGCTCTGGGGGTGCTCATGTTTGAGATGATGGCTGGGAGGTCTCCTTTTGACATAATTACAGACAATCCAGATTTGAACACAGAAGATTATCTTTTCCAAG TTATTCTTGAAAAGCCAATTCGGATTCCAAGGTTCCTCTCTGTGAAAGCTTCCCATGtcttaaagggatttttaaacAAG gatcCAAAAGAAAGACTCGGGTGCCAGCCTCAAACTGGATTCTCTGATATTAAGTCACATACCTTTTTCCGCAGCATAGACTGGGATATG CTGGAGAAGAAGCAAGTCGTCCCTCCGTTCAAACCTCAGATAACTGATGATTATGGGCTGGAAAACTTCGACACTCAGTTCACCAGTGAGCCCGTGCAGTTTACCCCCGATGATGA AGAAACAATAAAACGAATAGACCAATCTGAGTTTGAAGGCTTTGAATACATTAACCCATTGTTGCTTTCTTCGGAGGAGACCGTATGA
- the prkcz.L gene encoding protein kinase C zeta type isoform X3, which produces MPCFPLCLSCLIQTLPGVGTTRAWIHEAEKWEGESIYRRGARRWRKLYRVNGHLFQAKRFNRKAYCGQCSERIWGLGRQGYKCINCKLLVHKRCHILVPLTCKKHMDLVMPFQDPQVDDKSDEVDPPSEEIDEISIIPPRKHENRKDGSEDLKPVIDGLDGIKISQELGLQDFELIRVIGRGSYAKVLLVRLKKNDQTYAMKVVKKELVHDDEDIDWVQTEKHVFEQASSNPFLVGLHSCFQTPSRLFLVIEYVNGGDLMFHMQRQRKLPEEHARFYAAEICIALNFLHERGIIYRDLKLDNVLLDAEGHIKLTDYGMCKEGLGPGDTTSTFCGTPNYIAPEILRGEEYGFSVDWWALGVLMFEMMAGRSPFDIITDNPDLNTEDYLFQVILEKPIRIPRFLSVKASHVLKGFLNKDPKERLGCQPQTGFSDIKSHTFFRSIDWDMLEKKQVVPPFKPQITDDYGLENFDTQFTSEPVQFTPDDEETIKRIDQSEFEGFEYINPLLLSSEETV; this is translated from the exons AATCAATCTACCGTCGAGGGGCCAGAAGATGGAGGAAACTGTACCGAGTGAATGGACATCTCTTTCAAGCCAAACGCTTTAACAGA AAAGCCTACTGTGGCCAGTGCAGTGAAAGGATATGGGGTCTTGGAAggcaaggctacaagtgtatCAACTGCAAACTGCTTGTCCATAAACGCTGTCATATATTAGTCCCGCTGACCTGTAAAAAGCATATG GATTTGGTCATGCCTTTCCAGGATCCGCAAGTAGATGACAAAAGCGACGAAGTTGATCCTCCCTCTGAAGAAATTGATGAAA TTTCAATTATCCCTCCAAGAAAACATGAGAATCGTAAAGATGGATCTGAG GATCTTAAGCCGGTCATTGATGGATTGGACGGGATCAAAATCTCCCAAGAATTAGGACTTCAAGACTTCGAACTTATAAGGGTGATTGGAAGGGGAAGCTATGCCAAAGTACTTCTGGTGCGCTTAAAAAAGAACGACCAGACTTATGCTATGAAAGTAGTGAAGAAAGAGCTTGTACACGATGACGAG GACATAGATTGGGTGCAGACAGAGAAGCATGTATTTGAACAAGCATCCAGTAACCCATTTTTAGTAGGCCTTCACTCCTGCTTTCAGACGCCGAGCCG GCTGTTTTTGGTTATAGAATATGTGAATGGAGGTGACCTCATGTTTCATATGCAACGACAAAGAAAACTTCCGGAGGAGCACGCCAG gTTTTATGCTGCTGAGATCTGTATTGCTTTGAATTTCCTGCATGAAAGGGGAATCATCTACAGGGATCTAAAGTTAGACAATGTTCTTCTAGATGCTGAAGGTCATATCAAGCTAACAGATTATGGCATGTGTAAG GAGGGGCTAGGGCCAGGAGACACCACTAGTACATTCTGTGGCACTCCAAATTACATTGCTCCAGAGATACTACGGGGAGAAGAATATG GGTTCAGTGTGGATTGGTGGGCTCTGGGGGTGCTCATGTTTGAGATGATGGCTGGGAGGTCTCCTTTTGACATAATTACAGACAATCCAGATTTGAACACAGAAGATTATCTTTTCCAAG TTATTCTTGAAAAGCCAATTCGGATTCCAAGGTTCCTCTCTGTGAAAGCTTCCCATGtcttaaagggatttttaaacAAG gatcCAAAAGAAAGACTCGGGTGCCAGCCTCAAACTGGATTCTCTGATATTAAGTCACATACCTTTTTCCGCAGCATAGACTGGGATATG CTGGAGAAGAAGCAAGTCGTCCCTCCGTTCAAACCTCAGATAACTGATGATTATGGGCTGGAAAACTTCGACACTCAGTTCACCAGTGAGCCCGTGCAGTTTACCCCCGATGATGA AGAAACAATAAAACGAATAGACCAATCTGAGTTTGAAGGCTTTGAATACATTAACCCATTGTTGCTTTCTTCGGAGGAGACCGTATGA
- the prkcz.L gene encoding protein kinase C zeta type isoform X5 translates to MHPFKESIYRRGARRWRKLYRVNGHLFQAKRFNRKAYCGQCSERIWGLGRQGYKCINCKLLVHKRCHILVPLTCKKHMDLVMPFQDPQVDDKSDEVDPPSEEIDEISIIPPRKHENRKDGSEDLKPVIDGLDGIKISQELGLQDFELIRVIGRGSYAKVLLVRLKKNDQTYAMKVVKKELVHDDEDIDWVQTEKHVFEQASSNPFLVGLHSCFQTPSRLFLVIEYVNGGDLMFHMQRQRKLPEEHARFYAAEICIALNFLHERGIIYRDLKLDNVLLDAEGHIKLTDYGMCKEGLGPGDTTSTFCGTPNYIAPEILRGEEYGFSVDWWALGVLMFEMMAGRSPFDIITDNPDLNTEDYLFQVILEKPIRIPRFLSVKASHVLKGFLNKDPKERLGCQPQTGFSDIKSHTFFRSIDWDMLEKKQVVPPFKPQITDDYGLENFDTQFTSEPVQFTPDDEETIKRIDQSEFEGFEYINPLLLSSEETV, encoded by the exons AATCAATCTACCGTCGAGGGGCCAGAAGATGGAGGAAACTGTACCGAGTGAATGGACATCTCTTTCAAGCCAAACGCTTTAACAGA AAAGCCTACTGTGGCCAGTGCAGTGAAAGGATATGGGGTCTTGGAAggcaaggctacaagtgtatCAACTGCAAACTGCTTGTCCATAAACGCTGTCATATATTAGTCCCGCTGACCTGTAAAAAGCATATG GATTTGGTCATGCCTTTCCAGGATCCGCAAGTAGATGACAAAAGCGACGAAGTTGATCCTCCCTCTGAAGAAATTGATGAAA TTTCAATTATCCCTCCAAGAAAACATGAGAATCGTAAAGATGGATCTGAG GATCTTAAGCCGGTCATTGATGGATTGGACGGGATCAAAATCTCCCAAGAATTAGGACTTCAAGACTTCGAACTTATAAGGGTGATTGGAAGGGGAAGCTATGCCAAAGTACTTCTGGTGCGCTTAAAAAAGAACGACCAGACTTATGCTATGAAAGTAGTGAAGAAAGAGCTTGTACACGATGACGAG GACATAGATTGGGTGCAGACAGAGAAGCATGTATTTGAACAAGCATCCAGTAACCCATTTTTAGTAGGCCTTCACTCCTGCTTTCAGACGCCGAGCCG GCTGTTTTTGGTTATAGAATATGTGAATGGAGGTGACCTCATGTTTCATATGCAACGACAAAGAAAACTTCCGGAGGAGCACGCCAG gTTTTATGCTGCTGAGATCTGTATTGCTTTGAATTTCCTGCATGAAAGGGGAATCATCTACAGGGATCTAAAGTTAGACAATGTTCTTCTAGATGCTGAAGGTCATATCAAGCTAACAGATTATGGCATGTGTAAG GAGGGGCTAGGGCCAGGAGACACCACTAGTACATTCTGTGGCACTCCAAATTACATTGCTCCAGAGATACTACGGGGAGAAGAATATG GGTTCAGTGTGGATTGGTGGGCTCTGGGGGTGCTCATGTTTGAGATGATGGCTGGGAGGTCTCCTTTTGACATAATTACAGACAATCCAGATTTGAACACAGAAGATTATCTTTTCCAAG TTATTCTTGAAAAGCCAATTCGGATTCCAAGGTTCCTCTCTGTGAAAGCTTCCCATGtcttaaagggatttttaaacAAG gatcCAAAAGAAAGACTCGGGTGCCAGCCTCAAACTGGATTCTCTGATATTAAGTCACATACCTTTTTCCGCAGCATAGACTGGGATATG CTGGAGAAGAAGCAAGTCGTCCCTCCGTTCAAACCTCAGATAACTGATGATTATGGGCTGGAAAACTTCGACACTCAGTTCACCAGTGAGCCCGTGCAGTTTACCCCCGATGATGA AGAAACAATAAAACGAATAGACCAATCTGAGTTTGAAGGCTTTGAATACATTAACCCATTGTTGCTTTCTTCGGAGGAGACCGTATGA